One Pleuronectes platessa chromosome 20, fPlePla1.1, whole genome shotgun sequence DNA window includes the following coding sequences:
- the ptchd1 gene encoding patched domain-containing protein 1: protein MLRQVLHAGLRTSFHALGRFVASHPVFFASAPVLLSILLGASFSRYRVEEDVENLLAPKHSLAKIEGNLVDSLFPVNRSKHALYSDLQTPGRYGRVIVTSRKGSVLDPGHLDTILKLHRRIYQMQVTVPASGLNSFNYSFSYLCLPDDKNVCIIDDIIRAMEEIQSARASNISAPVLRYPITQLADGRQAYIGHQLGGVQGWGPSGAVRGLGTGGKGEGVRSARALQLTYYLQARGGLMDRVAGQWEKAFCAELQHFAALHPKLGLYPSTSSSLRTDFQFSSVLAHRPLLVSLGACGVLAVLCCSMRDCVRSKPWLGLLALLSITLSGLTAAGILNLTGATYNSTYLGIPFVMLGHGLFGSFEMLSSWRRTREDQHVKERVASVFEDVMLRFSGSTMLHLMTLGLAASPLTNMEAVRLFCRTAALAVTISYVYMLSFYSSCLVFTGYLETGYRHGCFCRRVPKPDRLDSKPAWYRCLMYTRYQDETQTTTAPHGVAHSHDSHLLLGCVRRCYGDWITNTYVKPFVVLLYLVYISFGLMGFLQVTQGSDPSALVAMDTTTVLYTRAQQRYFSSYSPVIGFYIYESAPYWNASVQRDLLEYAKGFQRISWLEAYLNYLSDRNQSTSQPRENFTHTLRHAFLHEPQFAHFADDIIFAERGQGEEPDVAASRIFLVAKTTENKREEMSVLLDTLRRLSLTSRVRFLIFNPSFVYLDRYAAAVSSPLRHSLLAVLFLLGLSSLAVVEPLVSVWLGLTLLSVQFGVLGFMTLWGVELDCMSVLCLISALGHSADCSGPLLCGFASGRGESRTRWVRVALERHGVPSLQTLICYGAALVPVGSVRSNLTHTLFRCLTLTAGCSALHTLAFLPTLLTFLPPSKTQGQGPGGEGPRQEVECVEMNDSTRVVDQITTV, encoded by the exons ATGCTGCGCCAGGTGTTGCACGCGGGCCTGCGGACCTCCTTCCACGCGCTGGGCCGGTTCGTGGCGAGCCACCCGGTGTTCTTCGCCTCGGCGCCCGTgctcctctccatcctgctcGGCGCCAGCTTCAGCCGGTACCGCGTGGAGGAGGACGTGGAGAACCTGCTCGCACCCAAGCACAGCCTGGCCAAGATCGAGGGCAACCTGGTGGACAGCCTGTTCCCGGTGAACCGGTCCAAGCACGCGCTCTACTCGGACCTGCAGACGCCCGGTCGGTACGGGCGCGTGATCGTCACCAGCCGAAAGGGGAGCGTGCTGGACCCGGGTCACCTGGACACCATACTGAAG CTCCACAGGCGGATCTACCAGATGCAGGTGACGGTCCCGGCCTCAGGCCTCAACAGCTTCAACTACTCCTTCTCCTACCTCTGCCTCCCGGACGACAAGAACGTCTGCATCATCGATGACATCATCCGCGCCATGGAGGAGATCCAGTCGGCTCGCGCCTCCAACATCTCCGCCCCGGTCCTGCGCTACCCGATCACGCAGCTGGCGGACGGGCGCCAGGCGTACATCGGACACCAGCTGGGCGGGGTGCAGGGGTGGGGTCCCAGCGGGGCGGTGCGAGGTCTGGGGACGGGGGGCAAAGGCGAAGGCGTGCGCTCTGCCCGGGCGCTGCAGCTCACCTACTACCTCCAAGCCCGCGGCGGCCTCATGGACCGGGTGGCCGGCCAATGGGAGAAGGCCTTCTGTGCGGAGTTGCAGCACTTTGCGGCGTTGCACCCGAAGCTGGGGCTCTacccctccacttcctcttctctgaGGACAGACTTCCAGTTCTCGTCAGTGCTGGCACATCGCCCCCTGTTGGTCAGCTTGGGGGCGTGCGGCGTGTTGGccgtcctctgctgctctatGAGGGACTGCGTCAGGTCCAAACCCTGGTTGGGACTCCTGGCTTTGCTGTCGATCACACTGTCGGGCCTCACTGCTGCTGGGATACTGAACCTGACCGGGGCCACCTACAACTCCACGTACCTGGGAATCCCCTTCGTCATGCTGG GTCACGGGCTCTTCGGCTCCTTCGAGATGCTGTCCTCGTGGAGACGGACGCGGGAGGACCAGCACGTGAAGGAGCGCGTGGCGAGCGTCTTCGAGGACGTGATGCTGCGGTTCTCCGGCTCCACCATGCTCCACCTGATGACCCTGGGCCTGGCCGCCTCGCCGCTCACCAACATGGAGGCCGTCAGACTGTTCTGCCGCACCGCCGCCTTAGCCGTCACCATCAGCTATGTTTACATGTTGTCCTTCTACAGCTCCTGTCTGGTGTTCACCGGCTACCTAGAGACGGGATACCGACACGGCTGCTTCTGCCGGAGAGTCCCCAAACCGGACCGGCTGGACTCTAAACCGGCCTGGTACAGGTGTCTGATGTACACCCGCTACCAGGACGAGACTCAAACCACCACCGCACCACACGGGGTCGCACACAGTCAC GACTCTCACCTTTTGCTGGGGTGCGTGAGGCGCTGCTATGGGGACTGGATCACAAACACTTACGTCAAACCCTTTGTGGTTCTGCTGTACCTGGTTTACATCTCCTTTGGATTGATGGGCTTTCTGCAG GTGACGCAGGGTTCGGACCCCAGTGCGCTGGTGGCCATGGATACAACGACAGTATTGTACACCCGTGCCCAGCAGCGGTATTTCAGCTCGTACTCCCCCGTCATTGGATTTTATATCTACGAAAGCGCCCCCTACTGGAATGCGTCAGTGCAGCGGGACCTGCTGGAATACGCCAAAGGCTTCCAGAGAATCAGCTGGCTGGAGGCGTACCTGAACTACCTGTCGGACCGCAACCAGTCCACCAGCCAGCCGCGGGAAAACTTCACCCACACGCTCCGCCACGCCTTCCTCCACGAGCCGCAGTTCGCCCACTTCGCAGACGACATCATATTTGCCGAGCGCGGTCAGGGCGAGGAGCCGGACGTGGCGGCGTCGAGGATCTTCCTGGTGGCGAAGACGACGGAGAACAAGCGTGAGGAGATGTCGGTGCTGCTGGACACGCTTCGGCGCTTGTCACTGACCTCGCGCGTTCGCTTCCTGATCTTCAACCCCTCCTTCGTCTACCTGGACCGCTACGCTGCCGCGGTGAGCTCCCCCCTCAGACACTCACTGCTGGCGGTGCTCTTCCTGTTGGGTCTGTCCTCGCTGGCCGTGGTGGAGCCGCTGGTCTCCGTCTGGCTGGGCCTCACCCTGCTCTCCGTGCAGTTCGGCGTGCTGGGCTTCATGACCTTGTGGGGTGTGGAGCTGGACTGCATGTCCGTGTTGTGTCTGATCTCGGCGTTGGGTCACTCGGCGGACTGCAGCGGGCCCCTCCTCTGTGGCTTTGCCTCGGGCCGGGGCGAGAGCAGGACTCGCTGGGTGAGAGTGGCGCTGGAGAGACACGGAGTTCCCTCGCTACAGACGCTCATCTGCTACGGCGCCGCCCTGGTGCCGGTCGGCTCCGTGCGgtccaacctcacacacacactgttccgcTGCCTCACCCTCACGGCCGGATGCTCGGCGCTGCACACGCTGGCGTTCCTGCCcaccctcctcaccttcctgcCCCCCTCCAAGACCCAGGGCCAAGGGCCCGGAGGAGAGGGGCCGAGGCAGGAGGTGGAGTGTGTGGAGATGAACGACAGCACGCGAGTGGTCGACCAGATCACCACAGTCTGA